In the Hypanus sabinus isolate sHypSab1 chromosome X1, sHypSab1.hap1, whole genome shotgun sequence genome, caatatgtggaaagttaaaatcacctatcacaaccttatgtttcttacaacagtctgcgatctctgtacaaatttgctcctctaaatcccatggactgttAGTTGCtatataatataatcccattaacgtggtcatacctttcttattcctcagttctactcataaagcctcagtagatgagctctccagtctggcctgactgagcactgccgcaCATTTTTCTTGACTCTACCACTCTATCACTTCTAAAACAATGAAgcaatgagctgccagtcctgtctctcctgcagccaagtttcactaatggctacaatgtcataattccacatgctgatccatgccctaagcttatAAGCCTTTCTTACAATACTCCTTACATTTAAATATACACAACTTGGAAtgttagtcccaccatgctcaatcttCTGATTTCTGACTTTGTACGTAGGCTTACTATCGTCAAtaaacactggaggaattcagcaggtcaggcagcatctatggaaacaaataagcagtcaatgttttgggccgagaccccttcttcaggactgtaaaCGAAGATGGGAAAtgcaataaaaaggtggggggggggggtgcagaaggAGGACTAGCCgaaaggtaataggtgaagccaggtggatgggaaaggtaaatggctggagaaaaaggaatctgataggaaaggagagtagaccatgggagaaagggaaggaggggggcaccagtgggaggtgataggcaggcaaggagagaagccagagtggagaaaaaaagagggaagggggagggtaaAAATTACCggaaagagaaatcgatgttcgtgccatTAGGTTGGAAACTACCTTGACAGAATATgacgtgttgctcctccaccctgagagcggCCTCAGTGACAAAAGAGGAGACCATTatcagacatgtcagaatgggaatgggataaaAGTTAAAATGGTTCATCACCAGGCAAAAAAAATCATGAGGGTATTACTTTACAGCTTGAGTAATGCTTAGTGTCCGGATAGGCTTGGACTTCTTCCTCTAGAGCATAGGAATTGAGGGGTGAACTTAGAGAGGTATATAACTCATGAAGGGCGCAAGCAAGGTGGCTTGCCACAGTCTGTTTCCCCAGGCAAATCAAAAACTAGAGGATGTAGATACaaaatgagaggggaaagattataAAGGGATCCAAGGGGCAATTTTTCCAGAAGAGGGTGATGGGCATGTAGAATGAGATGCTAGAGGAAGttgtagaggtgggtacaattacaattttcaaaatacatttggacaggtacagtatatggactggaaaggtttagagggatatcagTCAAATGCAGGCAACTGAAACTAGCTTGGAGACATCATGATTGGCATGGATAAAttgagccaaaggacctgtttccaatGATGTGCAAGTCTATGACTCGAGTTCTGTGTAGGCATGCCTGAGACTAGACTTCTGAAACACACTATTCTGACCTCTGTCACAACAAGAATACCTGGTGTACAGAAGAAAGGGTTCAAGGATGATCGTTGAGAAAGTGCAATATCCTCACCAACTCCTGAGAATCTCTGACTCACAACTGCTCATGATGGAAGAGGAGAATGCAAGTTGAAGAACCAGATCTATGTATTGGAAGCCCAGTGGAAGGATTGCACATTTCTCAAACCACCCACTAATGATGTCAAGTACCTCTAGTCCATCATTATTACAACTATTATACACACTTCAACTCTGCCCATATAGAGGGCGACCGAGCATCATCCTCAAATATAGCTGTCTGGAGAAATGTCTCCAGCTTACATTTGTCCTCCAATGCCATGCAAGCAGTGATACTAAGcaacaaaaccacactagatgaTATCTCAGTACAGAACAAGATCAAATAAGGCAGTTGGGGCTCATcaaccatggttggcagctcacctaggagatggaaaactctgatctcaaatctccagcAACTGCatcttttccagcatctgcagatttccttgtgtttgctatctCAAATCTCCACCGCCTTGCAGTTATACtcactcatgaggaaggctttgggagcaACTCTGGGGAcaaagtctggagctggagtccctaaggcagtcctacattgagtacAACAGTGACTGGCAAATTCTACAATGTCGctgctgccaaactgtatcggtctcagccattcctttggattcatcagctgtgtggagaggggggtgggggtctactacatggacaacagcttgctctccacgtTGTACTACCCTGGCTTGCTTATCATATAGGCAGCTGGGACCTAACACCACAGTCAACCCCAACCCATGGAGGGCCTCACCAAGGCTGTATTTTTGCCTCAATCTTCCTCACTATAGTGCTGCATTTCACATTCAACAAGCTTTTCAGTAGAGATAATTTTCAGAACCATTATCAGCTCCACTTCAGAACCCCATTTTCAGTAATTGAGCTGCAGTATACAGATCATGCACACTTAAACGCATACTCAGGGACTGGGCTCCAAGTTGACTTGATCATTACAGCATACAAGTGTGTGGGGCTTCCACTGAAAATCTGTAGCAACCTGCCCTGTTGCACCACATTGCCCTCTGATAATAAAGCTGCATAACAAGGCCATTTCCTGTGTCTTGGAAACCATCTTTCAAAAGGCCGATATCAATAATGAAAAGTATCACTGAAGATACTatccaccctgcaaaaactagCTTTTctgaaagctcccttctggaaagcactatagggTATTAAAACAAAAACCACGCCATCTTAAAGGTTTCTTCCTCCAGACAGTTGATCTGATCATTCAAGTTAACCCACTCCCCCCCGACCTCCACCATCTATAACCCCAATCATTGCACTGAAAGCATTTTAAACcacttttaaagcattttaaACTACTGCTTATATTGTAaatatgctggtatttatgtacttatgcacattttattccctatttaattctttataattgttgaatggtgTTGTttgcagcaaattcctaatacatgtacatCAAGTTGATCCTTGATAATCTATGCAGGCCATTTTGTGTCATCTGAGGAAAAAGGGTGTTGCAGATTAAGACCTCAAACCCAGTAATTGACTCATGGCCTACTGGACAGCAGTGATCCCTGCACTCCTATATGCTACTGAGACCTGGAATCTCCTTGAAGCACTGGAGAGAGATCACCAACAATATCATTATGAAATCCTCCAAACCCAGTGGCAGGAGAAGCAAGCCATCATTAGCATCTTCTCCCAGGCTAACAGCCCAGTCCTAAGGCCTTAATTACAGTCACCCAGCTCCTTTAGGCAGATCCCAGCACTTGCATGGCCAACATCAGACTCCCAAAAAAGAATCTAGTACAttcctggcatatatgatgaataatctcccctcgggcttccagccgggtacaggtatcgactataaccaatgtttcaaagacaaactctgtcatcttcTTCATCCCCAAAGATGgcacagtttgtcatcaaaatgctGGTTATAATTGAttcctgtacccagctggaagcccaagaagagtttattcatcagacTCCCAAAGTTTATATCCTATTCAAAGTTCCATCATAACATAAGATTAGCAGATGCATAGAAGAAAAAATGAAGATAATCTCAAACCTTCAAAGTATAACATCACCAGACTTTTGGAAACAACTGGCCACTCAAACTGGAGGAACAGAATTGCAGGTGACACCGAGACACATGAAAGCAGTGTGTAAATGGCATAAGGAATGCACCACCCCCACAAACAACCCAATTGACCACCTCTCCTGCAGCAATGTCTGTGGACCCCACATCAATCACCTCAGAAGTGGAAACAAGTCATCCTTGAGTCCGACAGTATCTATGAAGAAAGtattgctggaaattcaaacacttCTACTGACTTAAATTTTCATTTAAGCCTGATGCATAGCAAACAGTAACTGCACATATTCCAATTTCTTGAGAAGTGCTCGTTATCTCTTGTGGTATTGCTCACATGATATACTGTTATTGAAAGAGTGAAAAACATAAAATTATTCTGCTGTGAAAATGCAGCAATATTCTTTAAGGTTCATCCAATGGTTCAGTAAAAAGAGTTTTTGGTCATTCATAGTGCAATTATTGTTCAAAAATTGTGTAGTTATGATCTTTTCATACAAGGCCAGGCTAATTGTAATAAAGGGAGAGAAACTTGCATTTCACAAATTGAAATATTTTACTGAAGACACACAAGCTATGAACAGAAACTTGCAGTTTTTAAATTCTGAATGCAATTTCATAAATATCCTTATTCCACCCAAAATGACAGGAGCTTCCTAGCTTGAAAATGCAGGCAAAagtaaacaaaatgggagaatagTGTCTGCTTACTCAGAACAAAATACAGATATCCCTTCTTAAACTCTTCATTTGTTAAGATGCAAGAACAAGTCTACAAAACACTCTTTACAACCAAAAAGAACCCTTAGCCAATTAACATATTCTAGGTCAAAAGTTTGAAAGGCTTTATACATTTCTGTTCTTTACAACCTTAACTCACATGATGACCTTTCAGTTAATTATTGTCTTCTTCTAAGCCTTGTGCTATAATTTCTGACCCACCTGTTGGAAAACAGCAATTTTGATTTAAATGGTTAAAAATTTGCTATCTAGAACAGAACAATAAACTTGATCTATGACTGCTGTCAAAGTATGCATGAGCCGGTTGAAACTGGTCCATTATCAAAGTCTACCAGAAACAATGCAGGTTCATAGGTTTTAAATGATTAGATTAGCAAAGATGTTGCAATGAACCTGAAGCCTACTGTGGGAAAGCTCTAACATCAGCATAGGCACTGAAACACTTTGGTAGTGGAACCAACTTTCTCAAAACCAGCAGGACAGATGGGAATATGAATAAAAAGATGAAGAAAATTTTGACTTTGATTAAGATCCAAGGTTATACCTGCCATATAAATAATCATGACAACTTCGGTTTTGAAGGTAGCTCACTTAATCTGAAGTATTTTCTATGCTGCAAAGTCAATCTATGTACCCCAAAGTCCCAGGAAAAGAAAAGTAAACGGATAAACAGTTGGTCTACTACTGGTGGCAAACGTAGAGGGAGGAAATTTGGCCAGCCCAGTGGCATATTGCTCCTTTGGTGCCAAATGATTTTTATTTGAACAAAAAAAGTTCTCACCTTTGAAACCTCCAACAATGCAtcactccctcagttccacaCCAGACAGCCAGCCAAATTTCACATTTCTGAAGTAGGATTGGAATCCATACCCTTCTGACTTGGCAAATCATGTAAACCGAAGGTGGATTGCACTCAGGACAGTTAtaccagaagttcaaagtaatttaggACAGTAACATAGCATTGATAAATTCCCTAAGGTGTCAAGAGAAAAAGTtgccattttcttttttttaatgatcGCAGGATGCTTTAAAGCTTCTAAATTATTTCTGAAGTGCAATTGCTGTTGCAATTCAAGTAGCAGTGATGGAATGTACAGGTATAAACGAATGTCTCAGAATCAACAAGTTATCACACCAATCTCACAGCAACAATACAAACATGCTAGAATAAACAACAGACACGGTGATAACTTGTAggaaatcacactgaatagtttgCATCACATCAGGTAATTAAGTATTCCTTATTTTTTGGGAATCTTTGGGAAAAATAGAACATCTCAAAAATGATATATAATGAAACTGATTTTCAATGCTTCCACTGTTGGCACACTGAAATACCTACCCACGTGTGAATATAATTATCAACTTTTTCCATGCTAGATTTCTTTTATCTGGTTTTGTAATTAAAAAACATGAAATGCAACACTCTTTAATGTAGCATCTCTGATTTATGTGGCTAAAAGAAAGGACACTAAGCGTGTTCCAACCGAGCAGTGTGCCTTTCAACAGTCACTTTCTTTGTAAAATCAAGGCAAGGTGTGCTCTTCTCATGACTTTTCCCCTTCAGTTTTTATGTTCGGGTTTTTCCCCTCAATTCGTCGGAACACTGCAGTAAAATTCTGTCCACCACTTCTTAATACTTTTTTGCCTTCTTCTGTACATACACCCAGACGATCGACAATGACATCATCCTTCTAGATTAAACAAAACAAGACAGGCTTCAGAAAAGTAGCCTCCATTGCTGCCATAGTCAGTCTCCAACTATGAACAAAGGGGGAAAAAGAATGGGAAACTAGATAGCACAATAACATTACACAGGgataactaaaaaaaaaacaccttgccTCAAAACACAGCAAAGCGCCACAAAGTGCAACAAATATGATGTAacaggaagaaagggaagagaggagaTAATCTGAGAAGATTCTACTGTATACAAAGCATGCTAACAAAGCCATGGCCAACCTTTCGATTTGACTTTTGCAAATCGTACTCATGCAAGATTCCCAATAGTTCACAGTCAAGTCTCCATAATTTTATTGCTTTTAGGAAATAATTCTAAGTCAGTATAAAACTTAAGTTGATTTTATATCCACTCAAAATGTGGACTCCTTTGCAAATGTATGTTTCTGTGAACAAAGGCAAGATAGCAACTGTTGGCCTAATTAGCTGAGAGTCCCAAAGCTGAGAAGGGAAAAAAATTCATTTCTCAGATTCTTGTAATGATTGATTGGGCAGGAACAGGATGGGGTTAGCAAGGCTAAATAAGCTGTACAACTTCAGTTTAGCTTCTATTAAAGCACCAGTGACACAAAAGGAATTGCAGCCTTGCAAAGTTGTCATAAAAAGTGGAAGATATTTGTAAAAACAACTGAAGCACAAAGCATTATTAATATATATTACGCTTTCAAGATACACCCAAGACAAAAGACAGTTTTGACTTCGTAGTAAATTTGTGTGTAATTCTCACCAGATCCTCcagctgtactctttcaaacaaGGGGTGCTCAGTGAAGTGTTTGACCATCCACTCATGCACTTCCTGCACATCAGTAATGGTATAAACTAAACCCTAATGTGGAAAAATGCAGATAAATAGTTACATAAAATCATAAGAGAAAAATATTAAATGTGCCCTTGTGACACTGCTACTTAGCAAAACATTTGTTGatatatgtatttttttaaaaacatttaatcattttaaaatgtttacatttttctttaaatgttGACTTTAGATTTCTAATTCCTGTACCAATACTGTAAATCAGTAGGCCCTGAATTGAGGAACATGCAGACACAAACCCCAATTCAGACCAGACTAACTTGCAATTTACAAAAATCTCAAAAAATTCTCCTAAGATGCAGACAGCATTATCAAGGAAAATGTTGACACCAGAGTTATGAATTATCCAATTTCCTCCTACATTACAAAGACattggttagggttagtaagtcatCGGCATGCTATGTTTCACTGGAAGAATGCAAGACTTGCTCAaagtcacagtaaatttattatcaaagtgcaaagATGTTAACATATACTACCCCaagattaatttccttgcaggtattcacagtagaagaaatacaataggattaATAAAAGACTGCCCCAATAGGACAGACAACAGTTAATGtgcaaaaaactgtgcaaatacaaaatgagatggaaaaaaatgtaataaatattgagatagCAAATATGATGGATATGATAGCCATGATGGAACCAGTCTATACTCTCTACTTCACATCTACAGAaagttgtcaaagttttagatgacatactgaGTCTTCACAAACGTCTAAAAAAGTAGAAAATCCTTGTAtatgcacttacatgctgggcccagaaaagatcctctgaaatgataacattgaggaatttaaagttgctgaccctccccccccccccaaactccaATTTCCCCCCAATCAGGACACTCTCATGgaattctggtttcctcctcctgaagtcaataattagctccttggtcttgctgacatttgagtgagaggttgttgctgtggcaccactcagccttattttcaatctctcttctATACACTAAttcggcctacaacagtggtgtcgtgaGCAAACCTGAATAtgactttggagctgtgcttagcctcacagtcataggtataaagcaagtacagcaggggtccaagcacacagccttgtgctgcacctgtgctgatggagattgtggaggagatgttgttgccaatccaaatagactgggttctgcaagtgaggaaatcaaggatctaattgcagaagGAGTTACTGAGGCCTAGGGCTTAAAGCTTATTTTAAGGGATGACAGTATTGAATgaggagctgtagtcaatgaagagcatcctgatgtatgcatcttcgctGCCCAGgtgttctagggttgagtgaagagccaatgaaaaggcatcggctgttgacctgttgtgatggtaggcaaattgtcaCTTGCAGGCTCCAGCacttcctcagactgtgttggttgttgaggcAAATGATGTGTTTCACTCTATGTTTAGACatacaaataaagctgatctattaGGTCAGATGGCAAGCCCTTACAAAGAGAGGAAAGAGGGGTAGAAAGGTTTaagggagggaattccagaacTTGATGCTCAGGCAGTTTAAGACATGTATGGAGTGATTAAAAGCAGGGGATGCTCACATGGAAGTATTAGAAGATATCTTAAAGAAAAATAAGGTGGCAGCAAAGAGAGAGCTCAGAAACTACATGTGAGCTTGCTTGAGCATTTAATAAATGCATGCGGTTTGCTTCAGCCAAAACCTAAATTCTATATTTGTTACCCTTCGTTAAGAAAGAATATATTGACTTTGGAGACAGTCCAAAAAATATTCAGTAGGCCAATTCCTGGGAGGAAAGGGCTGTCCTATTTAAGAGCAGCTAAAGAAATTAGATCTATATTatttggagttcagaaaaataagTGATCCTATTGCAACATATGATTCTGAGGAGACATGACTGGTTAGCTATTAAGATGATTCAATTCGTGGGAAAGTGTTTGACTGTTTAGCTATTAAGATGATTCAATTAGTGGGAAAGTGTTGAATGAATGGACATAGTCACAATGGAGTGGCCATTTAAAACTGAAGTGTGTTGGCACTTGCTCTCGTAGGGGTAGGGGATCTCTGGAGGCtggatcttttttttaaagtacatACTTTTTGTAAAAAATATGTAATTAAAGGCTATGGGGATCTGGCACAGGAGAAATTAGGCCTGGGGTAGATTAGCCCCGATCGtattgaatgggggggggggggggggcaggggagagAGGCTGGCTGCCTACTCCCACTCCTATTTTCTTATATTTTGATGAAGAGACTGACTATTGCAGGCTTCGCAATACTGTTACTAAGATTAAAAAATTCTATGCACCCAATTTTATTTGAACTTTTCCCGAGAATGAAGCCTGCTAGAATATGCCTTCCAAATACATATGGAAAGAAAGGGCTCTTACCCCCACACGCAGAACATAGGCGTACTCAGCCAGCAAAGTTGAGCTAATAATTCGCCATTTGTGTTTTGTCTTCTTAAAATGTGGATCCGGAAAAAGAAAGAACATCTTGCTCAGCTGTAAATAGAAACAAAGCCCTTTAAACTGAAAGCAATATACTTCCTAGAAAGTGAAGCTAGACAAATTTTAAACAATGTAGGAAACAGCCATAGATCATTCAGCCTCCCAACCCTACTCTACTATTCAACAGGATCACCATTGCTTTCTTGTGCACTTTTCTGCTCATTTCTAACACCCTTTTACTCCAATGTCCAAAAACATCTATTCTCAGCCTTAAATATGTTAAATATAGATTTTTGAACAATCGATGAACCTATAAACACGTGAACCTCATCATTCCTTTTTTTCTGCATTATTTctatttgtaatttatagattttttacatccttgcaccatactgctgcagcaaaacaacaaatttcacaccatatgtcgattaaataaatctgattcagattcaatGGCTAACCATTCATGACCCTTTTTATTAGAGTATTCAGTCAATGATTAAACAAGCAAATGGTTTCTGTAGTTCAAAAAGTTAAACTTCGTGGGACAAGAGCATCactaacaacagcaacatttaatGCCTAGTCCTTAACTTCCCCCAAACGGAGTTATTTGATTGCCTAATTGCCtaatggagtcaagggatatgggagaaggcaggaatggattACTCAtggtggatgatcaaccatgatcacactgaatggtagtgctggctcgaagggccaattggcgtactcctgcacctattgtctataattcaGAGGGTAACCGAGAGTCACGTATACAACATATGGTATATTTCCTTCCCCAAAAGACAGGGCTGAACCACAGTGCTCTATTGTTGTTACACAGGCCAGGATTCATGATTCAAACCAACAACAGTAATGAGGGAGAGCGAAACAAGAAAGCCACCTGTCtcaaaaaaaacattaaatcaaGATCCTTCCTACCTTCTTGGGCggatgcaaaaacaaaaatcacaCAGCTGCTCATTTCAATTCCAGATTGAATACAATTTAAACATTTATCTGCTCTAGTGGAATTTTAACTTGTGTTTGGAACATTGGTTGAAGTTTCTGAATTACATAATTCTGAAGTTTCGAGTTACATAACCAAAATTGGCTACTGAACGAGCTAAGCACCATACCTGTCCtttgttgaagaagtttggtaagtACTTCATTGCGTTGCTTCTTATGCAAGCGATGTTCTGGTATTTTCCAGGGTTTGATGCTCTTAGGGATTTGATCCGATCTATCACATAGTCAGATACCTTCACTCTGATTTCTAGCCCCAGAATTAGTGAATTGGGAAAGAGAGGAGATAGCtccactgtaaaaaaaaacaaattttcctCATTATTGTTGATCCTGATGTTGGTACTGAATTTCCTGGAATGATGGAGATTTGACAGACACCAATTTAAACCAATCCTGCCCATATTCTACCTCTTCCTCCATGTGGTACAAGTGAAGCATAGAAAATCACTGCTGTAAATCTCTATAGAGGTAAATTGGCTTAAAGAGGCACCAGAAGATTCTCATGAAAGCATAACAGAAGACCTAACTAAAGAAAGCTACAGAGTGATAGCTGTGGTTTGGGCACATAATCCAGATGAAGCAAGTGCTCCACCGGCAGAGATGCAGGTTATAATCAATCATCCACTGTGCCTCCAGACATGGATATTTCGACAATTCATCAACACAAAATAACCCACCTTTGGGGATACATAATTCTGATTTTTGGAATGGTTCAGTCAGGTAATGCAGCAGTGCCCTCCAATTATTCCACATCAATTTATTAATAAGAATATCAGAAGGGCTCAGCAACACCCTCCTTGTTAATCAGGATAGATCAACTGGGCTGGGATTGTTTTTGTTGgaacagagatggcagaggggaaatttATTGTTGTCTGTAAAATTAAAAGACTTGAATGTAAAGTGCATAGGAAAGGTCAAATTCCCCTACCAGAGAGCTCAACACCAGTGCCCGATTGACACATCTGGGAAAAAAGGCTCAGAAGTGTTGAGGGCAATAGAGAGTAAGGGTTTGGAGCTTGTTGCCTGAAAAGGTGGTGGAAGTAGAGACCCACATCATGTGGGTGAACACATGATGTAATACAGGCTATCTCCTTATCTGGAGACA is a window encoding:
- the mettl1 gene encoding tRNA (guanine-N(7)-)-methyltransferase — encoded protein: MAVPAPQKRYYRQRAHSNPMADHAFEYPVRPEEMDWSQYYPEYFKPLSDKDHHDDDKDVTDNHLKSQVEFADVGCGYGGLLVELSPLFPNSLILGLEIRVKVSDYVIDRIKSLRASNPGKYQNIACIRSNAMKYLPNFFNKGQLSKMFFLFPDPHFKKTKHKWRIISSTLLAEYAYVLRVGGLVYTITDVQEVHEWMVKHFTEHPLFERVQLEDLKDDVIVDRLGVCTEEGKKVLRSGGQNFTAVFRRIEGKNPNIKTEGEKS